From the Zonotrichia albicollis isolate bZonAlb1 chromosome Z, bZonAlb1.hap1, whole genome shotgun sequence genome, one window contains:
- the LOC102062652 gene encoding purpurin, with translation MKYAQYVFLASVFYTVEYSLAQTCAVDSFSVKDNFDPKRYAGKWYALAKKDPEGLFLQDNISAEYTVEEDGTMTASSKGRVKLFGFWVICADMAAQYTVPDPTTPAKMYMTYQGLASYLSSGGDNYWVIDTDYDNYAITYACRSLKEDGSCDDGYSLIFSRNPRGLPPAIQRIVRQKQEEICMSGQFQPVLQSGTSA, from the exons ATGAAATACGCACAGTATGTTTTCCTGGCCTCGGTCTTCTACACTGTTGAATATAGCCTAGCTCAGACCTGTGCAGTGGATTCTTTCTCTGTGAAAGACAATTTTGATCCAAAAAGG TATGCAGGGAAATGGTATGCCCTGGCCAAGAAGGATCCAGAAGGCCTTTTCCTTCAGGACAACATCTCTGCTGAATACACTGTGGAGGAAGACGGCACAATGACAGCATCCTCCAAAGGCCGAGTGAAGCTTTTTGG TTTCTGGGTGATCTGTGCTGACATGGCTGCTCAGTACACGGTACCTGACCCAACCACTCCAGCAAAAATGTATATGACCTACCAGGGACTGGCCAGCTACCTCTCCAGCGGTG GGGACAACTACTGGGTGATTGACACTGACTATGATAACTATGCCATCACCTATGCCTGCCGCAGCCTGAAGGAGGACGGCTCCTGTGATGATGGCTACTCCCTGATCTTCTCGCGCAACCCCCGTGGCCTCCCCCCAGCCATCCAGCGCATTGTGCGCCAAAAGCAGGAGGAAATCTGCATGTCTGGCCAGTTCCAACCTGTGCTCCAGTCAGGTACTTCAGCCTAA